Proteins found in one Cricetulus griseus strain 17A/GY chromosome X, alternate assembly CriGri-PICRH-1.0, whole genome shotgun sequence genomic segment:
- the LOC103164511 gene encoding tropomyosin alpha-3 chain isoform X2 — protein sequence MMPRRGPSASSGKWREKGWPGSRGMKVVENRALKDEEKMELQEIQLKEAKHIAEEADRKYEEVARKLVIIEGDLERKEERAELAESRCREMDEQIRLMDQKCLSAAEEKYSQKEDKYEEEIKILTDKLKEAETRAEFAERSVAKLEKTIDDLEDKLKCTKEEHLCTQRMLDQTLLDLNEM from the exons ATGATGCCAAGGAGAGGGCCGAGCGCCTCCAGCGGGAAGTGGAGGGAGAAAGGCTGGCCCGGGAGCAG AGGAATGAAGGTGGTTGAAAACCGAGCTCTAAAAGATGAGGAAAAGATGGAACTCCAGGAAATCCAGCTAAAGGAAGCCAAGCACATTGCAGAAGAGGCAGATAGGAAGTATGAAGAGGTGGCTCGTAAGTTGGTGATTATTGAAGGAGACTTGGAACGCAAGGAGGAACGAGCCGAGCTGGCAGAGTCCCGTTGCCGAGAGATGGATGAGCAGATCAGACTGATGGACCAGAAGTGTCTGAGTGCTGCTGAAGAAAAGTATTCTCAAAAAGAAGACAAGTATGAAGAGGAGATAAAGATTCTCACTGACAAACTCAAGGAGGCAGAGACTCGTGCCGAGTTTGCTGAAAGATCGGTAGCCAAACTGGAAAAGACCATCGATGACTTGGAAGATAAGCTGAAGTGCACCAAAGAGGAGCACCTCTGTACACAAAGGATGCTGGACCAGACCCTGCTGGACCTGAACGAGATGTAG